From Choloepus didactylus isolate mChoDid1 chromosome 19, mChoDid1.pri, whole genome shotgun sequence:
ACGGGCTGGAAATTCTACCCACGAAGTTTACCAGTTGGTTTCATATGAAGCAAAATAGCCTTCCCGTTTTCTCGGAAGAGTTCGGAGTCTGCAACCCTTAGACGTGGCTTTTTACGCACGAAACCTCAGTCCAAAGGGGTCCAACGAGGCGACGGCCGGCGACACCTTTGCGGAGTTCCCTTCAAGGCGGGCTTGTCACCTGCCCCGCTACCTCCTCGGGGAACAACAGAAGTTTGGCTTCCAAGAGAATGGGAGCCGGGGAGTGTTGGGGGGGCCCTGAGGCCAGATGGGGCCGTAAGCGCTCGAGAGTGCCCCAGCCTGTCGGACAGGTTGGGCTAGAGTTTCGGAgcgtgggagggagggaggcggcGAGCGGGAAGAGGAAGAAGACGCGGGCGGCGGGAGGCGAGTGCCAGGACTTGGGGAGAGGGAGCCTGGGCCGGGGGGGCGCCGGGAGCGCAAGGCACTCAAGGGGCTACCGCTGCTTGCAGGCCCGGGCACTTTTCGCTAGGGGGCGACGGCTCCGTGTTTCTCCTGGATCCCGGCCACCCCACCCCTGTAACCCCGGGCACAGATCTTTTAGGAATTAAGCCGGACGGCCGTGGGGCGAGGGGACGTGCGCAGGCAAGCACGGGTACCCACTGTCCGGGGTCCTTCATTCTCCTGCGTCCTAACAGTAGGGACACTAGCCCGTGCCGGGGCAGGACGGTCTCGCCTTCTACCGCAACTTAACCAGGACACACATGGTTCTTGGTACCAAGGGCAGACCTCGGGCGGCGCGGGGTGGTTTGGGAGCGTCACCTGCCCGGAGGTCTTTGTCCTGAGGGCGTGGAAGGGAGGGTCCCTGGGGCGGGAGTGATGCTCACTTCCCGCGCGGCGCGCTTTATCCGCGCCCGCCCTTTCCCCACCTTCTTTCGCCTGGCGACGCCAACATGTGTGGACTCGTGAGCGAGCGTGCTCTGCACCGTGCGTGCCACATGCCGGCTTCCTCGCAGGATTCCGGCCTCCCTTGGCCCAAGGTCTGGGGCTCAAACTTGGTGCCTCCGGGCGCCAGGGTGCCCAAATCCTCGCGGCTAGGTTTTGAGGGCGCATTACCGCAGGTCTTTAGACCGGTTTCCCTCTTCTCCGCTGACTTGATGTTTATAACGAATTCCCCGGGGCGCATTGCCCCTGGGCCCTTTCCAACCCGGGCGCAGGCCCTGAGGGTTGGGGCTGGGCCGGTAGATTACCCCCGGGGGTGCGCGGCTCGCGCAGAGGCCGGGGTGGTCTGCGGCGGGGACACTTCGCAGGAGCGGGGTTTCGTACTAAGagggtcttctctgttttctccCCCAGGATCGCCACGATGCCAGCAGCAACGGGAACCCGCGCCTCCCTCACCTGTCCTCCGCGGGGCAGCATCTCTACAGTCCCGCGCCACCCCTGTCCCATACTGGAGTCGCCGAATACCAACCGCCCCCCTACTTCCCACCCCCCTACCAGCAGCTGGCTTACTCGCAGTCGGCAGACCCCTACTCGCATCTAGGAGAAGCGTACGCCGCGGCCATCAACCCCCTGCATCAGCCGGCGCCCACGGGCAGCCAGCAGCAGGCCTGGCCCGGCCGCCAGGGCCAGGAGGGAGCCGGTCTGCCCTCGCACCACGGGCGCCCCGCTGGCCTGCTGCCTCACCTCTCGGGACTGGAGGGGGGCGCCGTGGGTTCCCGCAGGGATGCCTACCGCCGCTCGGACCTCCTGCTACCCCACGCGCACGCCCTGGACGCCGCAGGCCTGGCGGAGAACCTGGGGCTCCACGACATGGCGCACCAGATGGACGACGTGCAGGTGAGCGGCGCCCCAGCTCCTGCCCGGACGTATCTGCCCTCCAGCCTCACCTCTTCCCTCACCTGGGTCCGGGCTCCCCGGACCTAAGGGAAACTTTGTCATTTCTCCCCCAGAATGTCGACGACCCGCACCTGCTCTTGCATGATCAGACTGTTATTCGCAAAGGTAAGTAGCCAGCGAGTTTTCCCCTTTCGGTTGCAGCCTGGGCTTGCTCTTAATTGTGTCGTGAAGTTACTGTCGGTtaggtggggggagggagcacTGGGTGGCCGACTAGGAACTTTTGGGACGGAGAGGCTCAGGGACTCAAGAAAGGCAGGTTTTAGCAGTTGAAAAGAGGGGATTCCTTTCCGTTCCAAATGCAAAAGGAAGCCATTAAGCATGTAATAAAACTGCCTGTGTGCGTCGAGGGGGCCGTGTATGAGAACACTActtttctgcatgattcttctgaAAACTTACAAGTAccctaaaaaataaattaaaaaaaaaatgggatgctGGTAGAATTCTTAGGCTCTTTTCACAGAATTAAATGAAagcattttaatttctgaatttgCTCAATAGTGTTTTACAGTGTTAGAGAAAGTCTTAAAAATTGAATTAACtctgtgatttaatttttttaaaaaagcccttAGTTGAGCGGTTGGTTCTATGACATTTTAAGTGCTGAGTGATTTTATTTCTGATTGCAAACACATGTGGGAAAGGTCTTCAGTGTTGACCtacaagaaaagttttaaaactggCCTAGCAGGAGTGATCTGTCCGACAGAGGTTGGGTTTATGGAGGATAAAGTGGGGGATTTGGAAAATTGGATTACTTGGTGAGTGGCTCATGAAATTAAGTTATATACTGACGGGATTACCAGttggttggggaggggagggagtcgAATGAAAGGGAGTCAAATGAAAATTAGAGGTAGTTACCGTCTATTACTTTGAAGTTTGAACTGCTTGAATTGATTACGGAAAGATGGGCTCAGCAAAAATCCcagaaaataactacatttcccaggaaactgtgtgtttgtattttgaaagtttacTGTGATCCGTTGCACCGAATGGTTTTGGCAAAGAATCTGAATGTGTCCAGGGATTTGGGTTGTTCGTTGGGAGGGAAAATTATGGTTATTTAGTGTTGAAGCAATCTTCTGAACGCAAATGTTACaattaaacaaattttttaagagtggctagaaaaagaaaaccttccaGCTTGGGCTCTCGACTAATTAACTTCCCAAGGTGTTAAGTTGTGAATTTCAGATTTGATTATCCTTGAAAAATacatggcttttaaaaaatacatttgcagTTTATAGCCCAACATTCAACATTActtatttaaagatatttaaagatACCTCTTAGAACTTTTTTATCAGAGGTTTTGAAAATGTCACTTGCTCTGATGTAACTCTCTTGATTGCCAGTTCTCATCTTCCTTTTCAGGTCCTATTTCTTCAATGACCAAGAATCCCCTGAGTCTCTCCTGTCAGAAGGAGCTGGTGGGAGCTGTGCTGAATCCCAGTGAAGTCTTCTGCTCAGTCCCAGGAAGGTTGTCCCTCCTCAGCTCCACGTCTAAATATAAAGTGACAGTTGCTGAAGTACAGAGGCGACTGTCGCCACCCGAATGCTTAAATGCCTCATTACTGGGAGGTGTTCTCAGAAGGTACATGGGGGAAGGCACATTGGGGAACACGTCCTGGATGCGGTGGTTGGTTGGTTGAAGGCGAATGTCTAAGAGAACTGGGGaggtatttttaacatttatgtaACTTTTATACCTAACACTGAATTCTAATAGACTCAGAGTTTCAGTATGTTTCTTATCCTTTAGAAAGTGCCAAAAGCAGAAGGAAGTGCTAAAACAGCACTGACGAATTATCATTGGTTAGAGTTTGAGAGTTTGATTTCACCTCTGAAGTGGCTATAATCTGTATTAAGTGAAGGGAAGCTCGATGGATTTTGTTCCCCTAGGGAGTTGTTCTGGGCTGCTGCAGTGTCACAAGTGGAAATTTATCTGCTCTGGTACAAATAGTGTTCtgtgattaaaataataataataatggtgatgCTAGGAAGGGTTTTTGAATTTACAGGGATTAATTAAATTTGAGTACCTTTTAGCTATGATCCTTTCGTTTATGATCCACATATGATGTAGGTAGTCTGATTTCGGTTGTGACAGCAGCACCTGAGGACTTCAAAGTGCGATTCTTGAGCGCACCCACAGTCAACTTTCTTTTTGCAGAGCCAAATCTAAAAATGGAGGCCGTTCCTTGAGGGAGAAGTTAGACAAGATTGGGTTGAATCTTCCTGCCGGGAGACGGAAAGCTGCACATGTGACACTTCTGACATCCTTAGTGGAAGGTCTGTTTCATATTGACTTTTAATTTGGGTGCTCTCTTTAGTAACCTCTAAAGCAGAGCTAAAACACCTGAGAGGTGAGAGCACTCTAGCTTGTCATTAATTCATTATAACAAATCATAAGAACTTTAGCAAATAGGTTAACACTGAGATGGTATCAGGTGCTCAAATATTACGTCTGGGTTCCCCAGAAAATCAGTGCTAAAAAACAATGGCTCTCCTAACCTAAGAAGAAGTACTCTGGGGGTGTTGAGCATTTCCTATTAAATGAGCTAGTTTCTGAAAGATGGATCGCTGAATCTACTGGTacaccttaaaagaaaaaaagctggtTGGTTATTGGTAGGCAGAAGTACTGTTTGTTTTTCCTAGCTGTGGAATGACGGGATTGTGCTCCATTACCATAAGAGAAAGGTATGATAGGACTATCccagtttctttattcttttccccTATCAAAGGGGAAAACTGGTTTATGTGTGAGCCTCTCTCTTCAGTCCTCCTAAGATAGTAGGATGTATCTGTTTCTTGGAAGGACCCCTCCACAATCTGGAAAATAGCCAAGAGTGCAGGCAatacagtttcttttaaaaagcagAGGCAAggataaagtaaaataatttttaaaaggcaaagaaacaagcATGCTGTTATTGCACAGAGGAAAATGGATTGAAGCAAGGAGAGGCTCCTCCAGCCTGGGGCTCCCTCCCAGCACTGGGCCTGATCAGCAGGCCGCCGAGCTcttgctgggggctggggaagccagtGACTGGTGCTGAGAAGCAGTGCCATCTTTTGAACACTTTCTTTCCCCCGGTCTGATGGCGGGAACTGCTGTGCTGAAAGAGACTTGGCCAGGTTCCTTGCTCTACCTTTTGAGTGTCTCTGGAGGTCAGGGCAAGGAAAAAGGAGCTGCCTGCTGGAGGACAGCTGTCCTTGGAGGGTGGCGGGTTCCTGGTGCGTGGTTCAGAAAGGGGGCTCTTCTGGGTTCTTCTACTGGCCAGGCAGGCCTGCGTGAATAGGGAAGGATGTGCCGCAATAGTGGCTCGCAAATTCTGATTTAGTAAGTCCGGGAGGTACCCCACCATCTGGGTTTTTTTAGtgggtaaaaataaaaacaaaaatactagtCCTCCCAGTCTGGAGCTAAGCAAGTCCACCTCTGGTGGgagatgactttttaaaatcctttgcgcccctacccccacccccactaacTTCCCACCAGGGGACAGATAAGTCCAAGTTGGTGGTTGAGGCTCTTGAACTCTCCCAAGAAACTCGCTCCTTCCTTTGTTTCATAAAGAAACAGTCTAAGAGACCCAGGCCTCATCAGTACGGGGCACCCTAAACTGCTTTCTGCCAGTTAGAAGAAAGTGCCATGGAGAAGACTTTTCTTGTCACAGTTTCATAAAGAGAAGTGACCAGTTTGCTTTTGTCAGATGTATTCATCTCCTTTAAATTGTCCTACTTCCCCACAATGATGATAACGTATTAAGAGAAAGAGTGGGATTATTTAAATCTGTTTGGGGGTAGAGGACTGGTTAGAATTTTTCAACTGCAGTTAAAAACTGGGGTCTTTCTCCTCACGTTGTATGATTCACTTATTCCTGGGCTAGAGAACCTGTTGGAAGCACCCGGGAAGTTTCTACCTACCAGCTGAAATATTTTTCCCTGGGTGGGATTTCATGTGAGCATGCAAAGTGACTGGTAGGCAGtgctaaagaaaaggaaaaagacagtTGGCTGAGCTAACCCTGTAGCCACTACTTGAATCTTCTAGGTGAAGCTGTTCACTTGGCTCGTGACTTTGCATATGTCTGTGAAGCCGAATTTCCTAGTAAACCGGTGGCTGAGTATTTAACCAGACCACACCTCGGAGGACGGAATGAGATGGCGACGCGGAAGAACATGCTGCTGGCTGCACAGTAAGTGTCCAGCCTTGAACTTGATCGTTGCATGTTGACATGCCAGACCTCGGCATCCTGGTTCTGGCAGGGTCCCTATTGCTCAAAAcagtatttgtttaataaattagGATGCCTTGagcaaaaaaagggggaaaaaaaatcacaagggagcTTCTTTTACAAATCAAAATATATCTGAACTTTTTTGTGACTTCGATTCCAAAATGGGAATATTGCTCTGTAATGTGTTTTCTGAGCTGCTTAGTTCAGCTCAATACTTGAGCTACCCTTTTGTTATTGTATTTGCCTATCTTACAAAAATTAGTTGAAAATGATTTGTTTGGTCATAAGCAGTAAGGAATGCATGCCTTCTGTCTCTGAATTGTAATGATCAGGATGGATTTATAGGTGAAATTttgtttccaaattaaatgtcTTAAGAACGCCACAGTGCAGCTGTAGACTTTCTTATAGAAACCAAtagtaaattgatttttaaattatggtaaatGAAGTTGAACCAGTCAAGTTGGGAAACAAGTGAAAGGAAGCACAAATAAAAGCCAGCCTTTATATAGAGTGAATTTCTGGGAGATGCGTGATTCTCCTGGAGGTTCTTCACTTCGCGCCGCCAGTTCTTGGCATAGCTTATTTGAACCAGCCTGTACAGAGGCAAACATCTCTCCCTTAACTTCTGGAAAGTGATTGTGTGGGTTCCCATCCCGACCCTACAGGCTGggtgaatatttttattcttgtctaGTTGCAGGGAGAGGATTAAGTGGGATGGTGCCTGAAAAAGCTTTAAACTCCGAGTCTAGCACCTAACAGGTACTGAGTGCAACCGGTAGCGATTAGTATTAGATTTCAACTGTCCTTCCTCACCTCGGTCCCAAAATCCTGATTGCCGCCCAGGTGTCATCCTTGGGGGTTGTTTGTCCTGTGGACACTTCACTGAACCTGTAGCTCACCGGAGTCTTCACTGTCTTTCCAGGCAGGTGTGTAAAGAATTTACAGACCTTCTCAATCAAGACCGGACGCCCAATGGGAACAACAGGCCCACCCCGGTCTTGGAGACCAACATCCAGAACTGCTTGTCTCACTTCAGCTTGATCACCCACGGTTTCGGCAGCCAGGCCATCTGCGCCGCCGTGTCTGCTGTGCAGAACTACATCAAGGAAGCCCTGGTAGTGATTGACAAATCCTGCATGAACCCCGGGGAACAGAGTCCAGCCGATTCGAACAAAACCCTGGAGAAAATGGAGAAGCACAGGAAATAAGACGGGGGTGGACAAAGGAAGAACAGGACAGTACAGAACTGCAAAATCGTCTC
This genomic window contains:
- the TFAP2C gene encoding transcription factor AP-2 gamma; protein product: MLWKITDNVKYEEDCEDRHDASSNGNPRLPHLSSAGQHLYSPAPPLSHTGVAEYQPPPYFPPPYQQLAYSQSADPYSHLGEAYAAAINPLHQPAPTGSQQQAWPGRQGQEGAGLPSHHGRPAGLLPHLSGLEGGAVGSRRDAYRRSDLLLPHAHALDAAGLAENLGLHDMAHQMDDVQNVDDPHLLLHDQTVIRKGPISSMTKNPLSLSCQKELVGAVLNPSEVFCSVPGRLSLLSSTSKYKVTVAEVQRRLSPPECLNASLLGGVLRRAKSKNGGRSLREKLDKIGLNLPAGRRKAAHVTLLTSLVEGEAVHLARDFAYVCEAEFPSKPVAEYLTRPHLGGRNEMATRKNMLLAAQQVCKEFTDLLNQDRTPNGNNRPTPVLETNIQNCLSHFSLITHGFGSQAICAAVSAVQNYIKEALVVIDKSCMNPGEQSPADSNKTLEKMEKHRK